The genomic segment TTACAGCTTCGATTATTATGGAGCTTCTAGCAGCAACTTTCCCAGCACTTGGTAAAATGAAAAAAGAGAGAGATGGGATGCAAAAATATATGCAAATCATCAGATATACAACTATTGTTATTACATTAATACAATCAATTGGAGTATCTATTGGACTTAATTCATTAACTGGACAAAATGGGCAAGCAGCAATTTCTATTGATATGAATACATTCATCGCAGTTTCAGCTATTTCAATGCTTACAGGAACAATGCTTTTAATGTGGATAGGTGAGCAAATAACTCAAAGAGGTATAGGAAATGGTATTTCACTGATTATCTTTGCAGGTATCGTTTCAGCAATTCCTAGTGCTATTGGTGGAACTATAGATTTAGTAAATAACGGTCAAATGCACTTCTTAACTGTAATTGGTATTTTACTTGTAATTTTTGCAACGGTTGGAGCTATTATTTATGTTGAATTAGGAGAAAGAAGAGTTCCTGTTTCATACTCAAGAAAAGTAATTATGCAAAACCAAAATAAAAGAGTTATGAACTATATTCCAATTAAAGTAAATTTAAGTGGAGTTATTCCTGCTATTTTTGCAAGTGCAATTTTAATGTTTCCAGCAACAGTTTTGCAAGGAAGTGAAAATAAATACTTAGTAATGATAGCTGATTATATGAATCCTAGTTCATATACATTTAACTTATTTATGTTTTTATTTGTAGTTTTCTTTGCATTTTTTTATGCTTCAATTACATTTAATGCAAAAGATATAAGTGAAAACTTAAAAAGACAAGGTGGATTTATCCCTGGAGTTAGACCAGGTGCTAGTACAGCTGAGTTTTTAAATACAGTTGCTGGTAGATTAACTTTCTGGGGAGCTATTTATATGGGATTAATCTCTACACTTCCTTGGTTAATTGTAAAAGCAATGGGTGTTCCTTTTTATTTTGGAGGGGTTTCAGTTTTAATTGTAGTTCAAGTTGCTATTGATACTATGAGAAAAATAGAGGCTCAGCAATATTCAAATAAATATCAAACTTTAAGTGCAGTTGGACTATAAAAATGTCTATTGCTCTTAGAAAACCTGAAGAGATTGAAAAACTTTATGTTGCAAATCAAGCTGTTGCAAAAACGCTAAAATACCTAGAAGAGAATGTAAAAGCTGGAATGACTTTAAAAGAAGTTGATGCTATGGGCGAAAAATTCATTTTAAGCCTAGGAGCTAGACCTGCTTTTAAAGGATTATATGGATTTCCAAATGCTGTTTGTACTTCACTAAATGAAGTTATAATTCATGGAATTCCAAGCAATACAATTTTAAAAGATGGTGATATTTTAGGTCTTGATATTGGAACTGAAGTTGATGGTTGGTATGGTGATAGTGCTATTACTATGCCAATTGGAGAGATTTCGAAAAAAGATGAAGAGCTGATAGCTTGTTCAAAAGATGCTTTGCATTATGCTATTGATATAATTGAAGATGGTATGAGATTTAAAGAGTTATCAAAAGCAATTGAAGATTTTATTACTTCAAGAGGTTATCAGCCATTAGTAAGATTTTGTGGACATGGAATTGGAAGAAAACCACATGAAGAACCTGAAATTCCAAACTACTTAGAACATGGTGGTACAAAATCTGGACCAAAAATAAAAAATGGAATGGTGTTTTGTATAGAACCCATGATATGTCAAAAAGATAGAAACCCTGTTATTCTTAAAAATGGTTGGGATGTTGTTTCAGCCGATGGTTTAAGAGGGAGTCATTATGAGCATACGGTTGCTGTAGTTGATGGACGAGCAGTTATTTTAAGTAATAGAGAAAATTAAGGGGCTAATGTGGCAAAAGATGATGTAATAGTTGTTGATGGAAAAGTAATAGAAGCTTTACCAAATGCAATGTTTAGAGTTCAGTTAGAAAATGGTCATGTTGTATTGTGTCATATCTCTGGAAAAATGAGAATGCACTATATAAAAATACTACCAAATGATACTGTAACAGTTGAGATAACACCTTATTCACTTGATAAGGGAAGAATTGTTCATAGAAAAAAATAATTATTAAATAGAGAATCTTCTCTATTTAATAAATCTTCTTAAAAATTGATACTAAAGCATATTTTTTGTAAAATCAAGTATGACAAATAAAGTTAAGAATCAAGTTTTAAAATACCTATATAATCAAAAACTTTTTGGAATCAAATATCATAGTGAACTAAATATAAACTTTTATAGTAGTTGTGATTTTACATTGCCAAATGGTTTAGAAGAGCTTAAAAAATCAGTTTCAAACTGCTATTTGTGTGATTTATCAAAAACTAGAAAACATACACTTTTTGGATATGGAAATCAAAATTCAAAGATTATGTTTATTTGTGATGAACCATCAAAAAGTGAAGATGATTTGGGATCTTTTTTTGTTGGAAATGCTGGTGAAATGTTAGCAAAAATGATTGAAGGTAGCTTAAAAATAAAAAAAGAGGAAGTTTATACTACTAATTTAGTAAAATGTAGAGGAACAAAAGAGGCAAGTTTTCAAAATTTTGAGAGTTGTAATTGTTATTTGTTAAAGCAAATAGATATTATAAAACCAAAGATTATTGTTGCTGTGGGAGAGAGAGTTTATGATTATTTGTTAAAAAATAGTGGTGACTTTTCCAAAAATAGAGGAAAAGTTTTGAGCTTTAATTCTACTATTTTAGTACCAATCTTTGCACCTCTTTATCTACTAAAAAATCCATCTTTAAAAAAAGATACTTATCTTGATATGTTAAAAATTAAAAATCTATATGAGGAGAGTTAAATTGAAGCATTTACTTACTTTAATTTTTATGGCTTTTTTAATTGCAGGTTGTACGCAAAAAGTTGTAAAACTGAAAATGCCAAATCAAAATATGCCAGTAAAAAAAGTTGAGGAAGATAAAAAAACAGTTGTAGAAGAGTTTATTTCAAACGATAGTGTAATCCAAGAAGAGATTATAAACAATAATGGTTCTAGCAATGAGATAACTCAAGAAGATAATAATGAAGTTTTAGCATCTAGTGAACCTGAAATAAAATTTGATAGTACAAAGGCAAATCTTAAGATTGCCTTTGTTTATCCATCGTCTTTAGTATCTAAATATGCAAAAAATTCTATAAATACAGTTGCTGGGTATTTAACATTTTTAAATGCAAATTACGATTTAATTGTAATAGATAGTCAAAATGAGAGTGCTGATAGTATAAATAATGCATTTAATAAAGTTAAAGAGCAGGGTATAACAAAAGTAATTGCACTATATACACCAAACTCAATAAATAATTTAAATACAATGGAATTAAATGATATTATGGTTTATCTTCCACTAATAGAAAAAAAAGATTCTTTAGCACAAAACGATAATTTAATTTTTGGTTCTATCTCTTATGAAGATCAACTTAAAAAATTAAGTTATTACTCTGATGGTCCAAATGTATTATTTTATCAAAATACATATTTAGGAAATAAGTTAAAAAATAGTTATGAAAATGTTGTTAGCTATACAACTGCAAGAAAAGAGATCAAAAGTAGTGAAACTAACTTTAAAAATATTGTTGTGGATTCAAGATTGAGAAATAGCTCAATATTTTTAAATCTAGATATAGTAAAAAGCTCACTTATAATGTCTCAATTAAGAGCAAATGACATTTATCCAAAGTTTATATTTTCAACACAAATAAATTTTGATCCTATGTTAATGACGCTAACTCAGGATAAAGATAGAGAAAAAATGGTTCTTGCAAACTCTATTGAAAAAATTGATAACAAATTAAGAGATGAAATTTTAAATTTTGGTGGAAATATAAATTTTGAGTGGGTTGATTACTCAACTTTGGTTGGCGCAAACTATTTAGTAAATGGAAATAATAATTTAATACCAACTAAAATAGTAGAAAATCAAGCTGTTTATACTCCAAGACTATTTAAAAGTACAGAGTATGGATTTGTAGAAATTAAGTAGATTTTGGATAAAATCACCGCTTATTTAGAAAATGGAGTTTAATTTTGAGAACACATTATAATACAAGTGTAAAAGAGAATTTAATAGGTCAAAAAGTTACAGTAGCTGGTTGGGTTAATAGTAGACGTGATCATGGTGGAATTATTTTTATAGATTTAAGAGATAAAAGTGGTTTAGTTCAGCTTGTTGCTGATCCACAAGATTGTAAAGATGCTTTAAGTGTAGCTGAAACTGTTAGAGATGAGTATGTTTTAATAGCAACTGGAACGGTAAGAGCTAGAGGTGAAGGATTAGAAAATCCAAACTTAGAGACTGGAAAAATTGAGATTATTTTAGAAAATCTTGTTATTGAAAATAGATCTAAAGCTATGCCTTTTGATATCAATGATGAAAAAGTAAATGATGAGATAAAATTAAGAAATAGATTTTTAGAGCTTAGAAGTAAAAAATCTTTTGATATTTTTCAATTAAGAAGTAAAGCTACTATTCAAGCTAGAAATTCACTTGATGAGTTAGGCTTTTTAGATGTTGAAACTCCAATTCTTACAAAATCAACTCCAGAAGGTGCAAGAGATTATTTAGTTCCAAGTAGAGTTCATGCAGGTGAGTTTTATGCGCTTCCTCAATCTCCTCAACTATTCAAACAACTTTTAATGGTTGCTGGATTTGATAGATATTTTCAAATTGCAAAATGTTTTAGAGATGAAGATTTAAGAGCAGATAGACAACCTGAATTTACTCAAATAGATGTTGAGATGAGTTTTTGTACACAAGAAGATGTTATAGCAGTTGCTGAAAAATTGATTTACGATATCTTTACAAAATGTGGTAAGAATATACCTTCAACATTTAGAAGAATGAAATACGCTGAAGCAATGGAGAGTTATGGAAGTGATAAACCTGATTTAAGATTTGATATGCCTTTAATTGATGTTATTGATATATTTGAAAAATCTTCAAATGAGATATTTACTGATATTGCAAAAGATAAAAAAG from the Aliarcobacter cryaerophilus ATCC 43158 genome contains:
- the aspS gene encoding aspartate--tRNA ligase; the encoded protein is MRTHYNTSVKENLIGQKVTVAGWVNSRRDHGGIIFIDLRDKSGLVQLVADPQDCKDALSVAETVRDEYVLIATGTVRARGEGLENPNLETGKIEIILENLVIENRSKAMPFDINDEKVNDEIKLRNRFLELRSKKSFDIFQLRSKATIQARNSLDELGFLDVETPILTKSTPEGARDYLVPSRVHAGEFYALPQSPQLFKQLLMVAGFDRYFQIAKCFRDEDLRADRQPEFTQIDVEMSFCTQEDVIAVAEKLIYDIFTKCGKNIPSTFRRMKYAEAMESYGSDKPDLRFDMPLIDVIDIFEKSSNEIFTDIAKDKKANRIKALRCPNGDNIFSKRQMKGFEDYVRKFGAKGLGYFQMKEDGLKGPLTKFFTDADLEEIVKVTNLEVGDVVFFGAGDKKTVWDYMGRFRLFLANEMNIIPKDAYEFLWVVDFPMFEVEDGRTKALHHPFTMPKDLNKTDLEEIESIAYDIVLNGTEMGGGSIRIHKEEIQSKVFELMGIGQEEAKEKFGFLLDALQYGAPSHGGFALGLDRMIMLLAGTDSIRDVIAFPKTQKAQCLLTQAPSSVDEAQLKELHIRVRKSVES
- the infA gene encoding translation initiation factor IF-1, giving the protein MAKDDVIVVDGKVIEALPNAMFRVQLENGHVVLCHISGKMRMHYIKILPNDTVTVEITPYSLDKGRIVHRKK
- a CDS encoding uracil-DNA glycosylase, whose translation is MTNKVKNQVLKYLYNQKLFGIKYHSELNINFYSSCDFTLPNGLEELKKSVSNCYLCDLSKTRKHTLFGYGNQNSKIMFICDEPSKSEDDLGSFFVGNAGEMLAKMIEGSLKIKKEEVYTTNLVKCRGTKEASFQNFESCNCYLLKQIDIIKPKIIVAVGERVYDYLLKNSGDFSKNRGKVLSFNSTILVPIFAPLYLLKNPSLKKDTYLDMLKIKNLYEES
- the secY gene encoding preprotein translocase subunit SecY; protein product: MSKDLVNKILITLGFIFLYRLLAYVPVPGVNIDVVKEFFDSNANNALGLVNMFSGNAVERLSIISLGIMPYITASIIMELLAATFPALGKMKKERDGMQKYMQIIRYTTIVITLIQSIGVSIGLNSLTGQNGQAAISIDMNTFIAVSAISMLTGTMLLMWIGEQITQRGIGNGISLIIFAGIVSAIPSAIGGTIDLVNNGQMHFLTVIGILLVIFATVGAIIYVELGERRVPVSYSRKVIMQNQNKRVMNYIPIKVNLSGVIPAIFASAILMFPATVLQGSENKYLVMIADYMNPSSYTFNLFMFLFVVFFAFFYASITFNAKDISENLKRQGGFIPGVRPGASTAEFLNTVAGRLTFWGAIYMGLISTLPWLIVKAMGVPFYFGGVSVLIVVQVAIDTMRKIEAQQYSNKYQTLSAVGL
- the map gene encoding type I methionyl aminopeptidase produces the protein MSIALRKPEEIEKLYVANQAVAKTLKYLEENVKAGMTLKEVDAMGEKFILSLGARPAFKGLYGFPNAVCTSLNEVIIHGIPSNTILKDGDILGLDIGTEVDGWYGDSAITMPIGEISKKDEELIACSKDALHYAIDIIEDGMRFKELSKAIEDFITSRGYQPLVRFCGHGIGRKPHEEPEIPNYLEHGGTKSGPKIKNGMVFCIEPMICQKDRNPVILKNGWDVVSADGLRGSHYEHTVAVVDGRAVILSNREN